A region from the Melanotaenia boesemani isolate fMelBoe1 chromosome 11, fMelBoe1.pri, whole genome shotgun sequence genome encodes:
- the adamts12 gene encoding A disintegrin and metalloproteinase with thrombospondin motifs 12 isoform X1, protein MRCSQECTVLFLLHFGFILAAGHEEIPGRLLSFIAEQGHLSQSELSLVHPVKISADGEFLSHCLSHHFKGGRVRRDLRPLSPEGQVYYKVNYKGRTLTFNLTANSHLVSDDYILERRNGNANRTEHHPSEGNSCHLIGTVEVSDIRGTAAISTCKGLRGFFSLPEGHYFIEPDPKSPKDPQGTPEPHVIYPRATPDIHRTKRSLESEHTPSPCGVKDALSDAVQVEQEREEWEKEQQRGEAKGQSRSQRSVSRERWVETMVVADSKLIEYHGSDNVESYIFTIMNMVAGIFHDASIGNAIHVILVRLILLQGEEKEFKIVHHADTTLASFCAWQKNLNPQSDTHPAHHDLAVLITRKDICAGMNHPCETLGLSHLSGMCQPHRSCNINEDTGLPVAFTVAHEMGHSFGIHHDGQGNDCELKGRHPFIMSRQLMYDSSPLTWSSCSKDYITRFLDRGWGFCLDDRPSKRDLTTPLARLGIRYTTHHQCQLQYGPNATFCPEVDNVCQILWCSVNNSCRSKLDSPIDGTRCGPEKWCISGECVIVGKLPETVNGGWGPWSTWSYCSRTCGTGVQTAERECNNPKPEFGGKYCTGERKRYRTCNTKTCQNDNPTFREMLCSEFDTVPYHNELYQWIPVANPMSPCELHCRPVGEYFSEKMFDTVTDGTPCFMNNMSRNICVNGVCKEVGCDYGIDSNAVEDRCGVCLGDGTSCETVYKLFDEEEGFGYVDVGVIPEGVRDIVVNEVEEAGNFLALRSVGSDEYFLNGNFIIQWNGEYEAGGTTFYYERSGNMENLTAPGPTKQPVMLQLLFQEKNPGIKYKYTVKKTRESENEITEPIYTWRHGAWTHCSTTCGLGEQHQPVRCFEVDMGVVDESMCNPDNRPEEIHRKCKNMECPARWWVGGWQQCTATCGTDGLRKRTVLCVRTVSGEERVLHPVECKHLLKPKPVVPCNRDVPCGQEWAVGDWGECPVTCGGGVRSRSVTCALVPQKICDPSTKPRSRSLCALQNCPNSSLYRRPGVTPANRRIYPPKTHPTKHAGSPTWAPMSTTATPTSATKETTTTFIPTTPETIVPEIIDADDNEFSVVVKKNEDGRKVSTKKDKKIILEKENVDEKEDEEGSTSNKVMYTPGYDYVVEDRTKDEESIIDLDVFTPETLHESILLTTTPTQQTKLPTMLITRVSTTTSYPTPLTSTETWAKTTRHLTNPHTTLHVNPFNHWTHRVPVTTPRYRERPVFHNKQAPSASAGKLLTTAASPQHIVTVITTKKSAVTPRTNSSTSRAKKPSSKSKGSHPKSQNQQSRSPKNDSTTDQSNLMAREMLSRDIFWVVGNWSECSTTCGIGAVWRKVMCSSQNDEDCANLKRPEPARTCLLQPCASWQTGIWSKCPDNCASARRRHRDVQCVDSQSKRPLRPFHCQAVSSRPLSTLVCPHKPCVSWSVSPWGLCSGGCGEGIRERLVYCPEPNRCSTTLRPNSTELCSLPPCTNWKTDGWKECSASCGGGLQQRAVTCVSEQDSAVMPASLCETISKPETLRKCNMQECKSNPVCRKNTMSSRFCDKLKLLGRCSFRSVQKQCCIACGS, encoded by the exons ATGCGATGTTCGCAGGAGTGCACGGTTCTTTTTCTGTTGCACTTTGGTTTCATTTTGGCAGCCGGCCACGAAGAGATCCCTGGCAGACTCCTCTCCTTCATTGCAGAGCAAG GTCACTTGTCCCAGTCAGAGTTGTCCCTTGTCCACCCAGTTAAAATCAGTGCTGATggagagtttctgtcccactgTCTGTCTCACCACTTTAAAGGTGGGAGAGTCAGGCGTGACCTGCGACCTCTGTCTCCTGAGGGACAGGTTTACTACAAAGTCAACTACAAGGGTCGAACTTTAACGTTCAATCTGACTGCAAACAGTCACCTGGTTTCAGATGACTACATTCTGGAGAGGAGGAATGGCAACGCCAACAGGACCGAGCATCACCCCTCTGAGGGGAATTCCTGCCACCTTATAGGAACTGTGGAAGTCTCTGATATAAGAGGAACGGCTGCCATCAGTACCTGCAAAGGCCTG AGAGGTTTCTTCTCCTTGCCAGAGGGGCACTATTTTATTGAACCTGACCCGAAATCTCCCAAAGATCCTCAAGGAACCCCAGAGCCACATGTCATCTATCCAAGAGCTACTCCAGACATTCACAGAACAAAACGCAGCCTAGAATCCGAACATACTCCCAGCCCCTGTGGGGTCAAAG ATGCTCTAAGTGACGCTGTCCAGGTAGAGCAAGAGAGGGAGGAATGGGAGAAGGAACAGCAGAGGGGGGAGGCTAAGGGTCAATCCCGTTCACAGCGCTCAGTCAGCAGAGAGCGGTGGGTGGAGACCATGGTGGTGGCTGACTCCAAACTTATCGAATACCATGGCAGCGATAACGTGGAGTCCTACATCTTTACCATCATGAACATG GTAGCTGGGATCTTTCATGATGCCAGTATTGGGAATGCTATCCATGTCATCTTGGTGCGCCTCATTCTGCTACAAGGAGAAGAG AAAGAGTTCAAGATTGTTCACCATGCAGACACAACTTTGGCCAGTTTCTGTGCTTGGCAGAAAAACTTAAACCCCCAGAGTGACACACACCCAGCTCACCATGATCTTGCTGTGCTGATTACCAG gaAAGACATCTGTGCAGGAATGAACCATCCCTGTGAAACTCTGGGTCTGTCTCATCTGTCTGGCATGTGTCAACCCCACCGCAGCTGTAACATCAATGAGGATACAGGACTACCTGTCGCCTTCACTGTTGCTCATGAAATGGGCCACAG CTTTGGGATTCATCATGATGGCCAGGGGAATGACTGTGAGCTGAAAGGGAGGCACCCTTTCATCATGTCCAGACAGCTGATGTATGACAGCTCGCCTCTCACATGGTCTTCCTGCTCCAAAGATTACATCACACGCTTCCTTGA TCGTGGTTGGGGTTTCTGTCTAGATGATCGACCCTCTAAGAGAGACCTAACCACCCCACTGGCTCGTCTTGGCATCCGCTATACCACACACCACCAGTGCCAACTCCAGTATGGTCCAAATGCTACATTCTGCCCTGAGGTTGAT AACGTTTGCCAGATTCTTTGGTGTTCGGTGAACAACTCCTGTCGCTCCAAACTTGACTCACCTATCGATGGTACTCGCTGTGGACCGGAGAAG TGGTGTATCTCTGGAGAATGTGTAATTGTGGGTAAACTCCCTGAGACGGTGAATGGAGGCTGGGGACCGTGGAGCACATGGTCTTACTGCTCCAGAACCTGTGGGACTGGAGTTCAGACGGCGGAAAGAGAATGCAATAACCCTAA ACCAGAGTTTGGGGGCAAATACTGCACTGGGGAAAGGAAGCGGTATCGGACCTGTAACACAAAAACTTGCCAGAATGATAACCCAACCTTTAGAGAGATGCTATGCAGTGAGTTTGACACAGTGCCTTACCACAACGAGCTCTACCAGTGGATTCCTGTTGCTAATCCAA TGAGTCCCTGTGAACTGCACTGTCGACCAGTTGGTGAGTATTTTTCTGAGAAGATGTTTGACACTGTGACCGATGGGACACCTTGCTTCATGAACAACATGTCCAGAAACATCTGTGTTAACGGAGTGTGCAAG GAGGTAGGTTGTGACTATGGCATTGACTCAAATGCAGTGGAGGACCGTTGTGGAGTCTGCTTGGGTGACGGCACAAGCTGTGAGACAGTTTATAAGTTGTTTGATGAAGAAGAGGGCTTTG GATACGTGGATGTGGGTGTGATACCCGAGGGGGTGCGAGATATTGTGGTAAACGAAGTGGAAGAGGCAGGTAACTTCCTGGCCTTGAGGAGTGTGGGGTCAGACGAGTACTTCCTCAACGGCAACTTTATCATCCAGTGGAACGGAGAGTATGAGGCTGGTGGGACGACATTCTACTATGAGCGTAGTGGGAACATGGAGAACCTCACTGCTCCTGGACCCACCAAACAGCCTGTCATGCTCCAG CTGCTGTTTCAGGAGAAGAATCCAGGTATAAAGTACAAGTACACTGTCAAGAAGACCAGAGAGTCAGAAAATGAGATCACTGAACCGATTTACACCTGGAGACATGGAGCCTGGACACACTGCAGCACCACTTGTGGCCTAG GTGAGCAGCACCAGCCTGTGCGTTGCTTTGAGGTTGACATGGGCGTAGTGGATGAGTCTATGTGTAACCCAGACAACCGTCCAGAGGAGATACACCGCAAATGCAAAAATATGGAATGCCCTGCTAG GTGGTGGGTTGGTGGTTGGCAGCAGTGTACAGCCACCTGTGGAACAGACGGTTTGAGGAAGCGAACGGTTCTCTGTGTCCGCACAGTTTCAGGAGAAGAAAGAGTGCTCCACCCTGTGGAATGCAAGCATCTCCTTAAACCAAAACCTGTGGTGCCATGCAACAGAGATGTACCATGCGGACAGGAGTGGGCTGTTGGCGACTGGGGAGAG tGCCCTGTAACATGTGGAGGAGGTGTTCGCTCGCGCAGTGTAACATGTGCACTGGTGCCTCAAAAGATCTGTGACCCCTCAACTAAACCCAGGTCCAGATCGCTGTGCGCCTTGCAGAACTGCCCCAACTCAAGTCTTTATAGACGTCCTGGGGTAACGCCTGCAAACCGTCGTATATATCCACCCAAGACCCATCCTACTAAGCACGCTGGCTCACCCACATGGGCTCCCATGAGCACCACAGCCACACCGACATCAGCCACCAAGGAAACTACAACAACTTTTATCCCTACTACCCCAGAAACCATAGTCCCTGAAATTATAGATGCAGATGATAATGAATTCAGTGTTGTggtaaagaaaaatgaagatggaAGGAAAGTGTCTactaaaaaagacaagaaaataattCTAGAGAAGGAAAATGTAGATGaaaaggaggatgaagagggaaGTACTTCAAATAAAGTGATGTACACTCCAGGATATGATTATGTTGTTGAGGACAGGACAAAAGATGAGGAGAGTATCATTGACCTGGATGTTTTTACTCCAGAAACATTACATGAAAGtattcttttaacaaccacaccAACACAACAAACGAAGCTACCTACTATGCTTATAACAAGAGTTTCTACCACAACAAGCTATCCCACCCCTCTAACCAGTACTGAGACATGGGCAAAAACAACTCGCCACTTAACCAACCCTCACACCACTCTACATGTCAACCCATTTAACCACTGGACACACCGGGTTCCTGTGACCACTCCCAGGTATAGAGAGCGACCAGTCTTCCACAATAAACAAGCTCCTTCTGCCTCTGCTGGAAAACTATTAACCACAGCAGCCTCACCTCAACACATAGTTACAGTTatcacaacaaaaaaatctgctgtGACACCCAGGACAAACAGCTCCACTTCTCGTGCTAAAAAACCCTCTTCCAAGTCCAAAGGCAGTCACCCCAAAAGCCAAAATCAGCAATCAAGAAGTCCTAAAAACGACTCCACCACTGACCAAAGCAACCTGATGGCCAGAGAGATGCTCAGCAGGGATATATTCTGGGTTGTAGGAAACTGGAGTGAG TGTTCAACAACATGTGGGATTGGAGCTGTATGGAGAAAAGTCATGTGCAGTTCGCAGAATGACGAGGACTGTGCCAACTTGAAGAGACCTGAGCCTGCACGAACATGTCTCCTTCAGCCATGTGCCTCCTGGCAAACTGGCATCTGGAGCAAG TGTCCAGATAATTGTGCATCAGCAAGAAGGAGGCACCGTGATGTCCAGTGTGTTGATTCTCAGAGTAAACGTCCCCTCAGACCTTTCCACTGTCAAGCTGTTTCTAGCAGACCTCTCAGTACCTTGGTTTGTCCCCACAAGCCCTGTGTGAGCTGGAGCGTATCACCCTGGGGACTG tgctCTGGTGGCTGTGGTGAAGGCATCAGGGAGCGGCTGGTGTACTGCCCTGAGCCTAATCGCTGCAGCACCACTTTAAGGCCGAACAGCACGGAGTTGTGCAGTTTACCTCCGTGTACTAACTGGAAGACTGATGGCTGGAAGGAG TGCTCTGCGAGCTGTGGTGGGGGTCTGCAACAACGTGCAGTCACCTGTGTGAGTGAGCAGGATTCGGCTGTAATGCCAGCCAGCCTCTGTGAGACCATTTCCAAACCAGAAACACTCAGGAAGTGCAATATGCAGGAATGCAAGTCAAACCCAG TTTGCAGGAAAAACACCATGTCGTCTCGCTTCTGTGACAAGCTAAAGCTGCTGGGTCGCTGCTCTTTCAGGTCGGTCCAAAAGCAGTGTTGTATCGCTTGTGGGTCATGA
- the adamts12 gene encoding A disintegrin and metalloproteinase with thrombospondin motifs 12 isoform X2, which translates to MRCSQECTVLFLLHFGFILAAGHEEIPGRLLSFIAEQGHLSQSELSLVHPVKISADGEFLSHCLSHHFKGGRVRRDLRPLSPEGQVYYKVNYKGRTLTFNLTANSHLVSDDYILERRNGNANRTEHHPSEGNSCHLIGTVEVSDIRGTAAISTCKGLRGFFSLPEGHYFIEPDPKSPKDPQGTPEPHVIYPRATPDIHRTKRSLESEHTPSPCGVKDALSDAVQVEQEREEWEKEQQRGEAKGQSRSQRSVSRERWVETMVVADSKLIEYHGSDNVESYIFTIMNMVAGIFHDASIGNAIHVILVRLILLQGEEKEFKIVHHADTTLASFCAWQKNLNPQSDTHPAHHDLAVLITRKDICAGMNHPCETLGLSHLSGMCQPHRSCNINEDTGLPVAFTVAHEMGHSFGIHHDGQGNDCELKGRHPFIMSRQLMYDSSPLTWSSCSKDYITRFLDRGWGFCLDDRPSKRDLTTPLARLGIRYTTHHQCQLQYGPNATFCPEVDNVCQILWCSVNNSCRSKLDSPIDGTRCGPEKWCISGECVIVGKLPETVNGGWGPWSTWSYCSRTCGTGVQTAERECNNPKPEFGGKYCTGERKRYRTCNTKTCQNDNPTFREMLCSEFDTVPYHNELYQWIPVANPMSPCELHCRPVGEYFSEKMFDTVTDGTPCFMNNMSRNICVNGVCKEVGCDYGIDSNAVEDRCGVCLGDGTSCETVYKLFDEEEGFGYVDVGVIPEGVRDIVVNEVEEAGNFLALRSVGSDEYFLNGNFIIQWNGEYEAGGTTFYYERSGNMENLTAPGPTKQPVMLQLLFQEKNPGIKYKYTVKKTRESENEITEPIYTWRHGAWTHCSTTCGLGEQHQPVRCFEVDMGVVDESMCNPDNRPEEIHRKCKNMECPARWWVGGWQQCTATCGTDGLRKRTVLCVRTVSGEERVLHPVECKHLLKPKPVVPCNRDVPCGQEWAVGDWGECPVTCGGGVRSRSVTCALVPQKICDPSTKPRSRSLCALQNCPNSSLYRRPGVTPANRRIYPPKTHPTKHAGSPTWAPMSTTATPTSATKETTTTFIPTTPETIVPEIIDADDNEFSVVVKKNEDGRKVSTKKDKKIILEKENVDEKEDEEGSTSNKVMYTPGYDYVVEDRTKDEESIIDLDVFTPETLHESILLTTTPTQQTKLPTMLITRVSTTTSYPTPLTSTETWAKTTRHLTNPHTTLHVNPFNHWTHRVPVTTPRYRERPVFHNKQAPSASAGKLLTTAASPQHIVTVITTKKSAVTPRTNSSTSRAKKPSSKSKGSHPKSQNQQSRSPKNDSTTDQSNLMAREMLSRDIFWVVGNWSECSTTCGIGAVWRKVMCSSQNDEDCANLKRPEPARTCLLQPCASWQTGIWSKCPDNCASARRRHRDVQCVDSQSKRPLRPFHCQAVSSRPLSTLVCPHKPCVSWSVSPWGLCSGGCGEGIRERLVYCPEPNRCSTTLRPNSTELCSLPPCTNWKTDGWKECSASCGGGLQQRAVTCVSEQDSAVMPASLCETISKPETLRKCNMQECKSNPVCRKNTMSSRFCDKLKLLGRCSFSSSHHGHK; encoded by the exons ATGCGATGTTCGCAGGAGTGCACGGTTCTTTTTCTGTTGCACTTTGGTTTCATTTTGGCAGCCGGCCACGAAGAGATCCCTGGCAGACTCCTCTCCTTCATTGCAGAGCAAG GTCACTTGTCCCAGTCAGAGTTGTCCCTTGTCCACCCAGTTAAAATCAGTGCTGATggagagtttctgtcccactgTCTGTCTCACCACTTTAAAGGTGGGAGAGTCAGGCGTGACCTGCGACCTCTGTCTCCTGAGGGACAGGTTTACTACAAAGTCAACTACAAGGGTCGAACTTTAACGTTCAATCTGACTGCAAACAGTCACCTGGTTTCAGATGACTACATTCTGGAGAGGAGGAATGGCAACGCCAACAGGACCGAGCATCACCCCTCTGAGGGGAATTCCTGCCACCTTATAGGAACTGTGGAAGTCTCTGATATAAGAGGAACGGCTGCCATCAGTACCTGCAAAGGCCTG AGAGGTTTCTTCTCCTTGCCAGAGGGGCACTATTTTATTGAACCTGACCCGAAATCTCCCAAAGATCCTCAAGGAACCCCAGAGCCACATGTCATCTATCCAAGAGCTACTCCAGACATTCACAGAACAAAACGCAGCCTAGAATCCGAACATACTCCCAGCCCCTGTGGGGTCAAAG ATGCTCTAAGTGACGCTGTCCAGGTAGAGCAAGAGAGGGAGGAATGGGAGAAGGAACAGCAGAGGGGGGAGGCTAAGGGTCAATCCCGTTCACAGCGCTCAGTCAGCAGAGAGCGGTGGGTGGAGACCATGGTGGTGGCTGACTCCAAACTTATCGAATACCATGGCAGCGATAACGTGGAGTCCTACATCTTTACCATCATGAACATG GTAGCTGGGATCTTTCATGATGCCAGTATTGGGAATGCTATCCATGTCATCTTGGTGCGCCTCATTCTGCTACAAGGAGAAGAG AAAGAGTTCAAGATTGTTCACCATGCAGACACAACTTTGGCCAGTTTCTGTGCTTGGCAGAAAAACTTAAACCCCCAGAGTGACACACACCCAGCTCACCATGATCTTGCTGTGCTGATTACCAG gaAAGACATCTGTGCAGGAATGAACCATCCCTGTGAAACTCTGGGTCTGTCTCATCTGTCTGGCATGTGTCAACCCCACCGCAGCTGTAACATCAATGAGGATACAGGACTACCTGTCGCCTTCACTGTTGCTCATGAAATGGGCCACAG CTTTGGGATTCATCATGATGGCCAGGGGAATGACTGTGAGCTGAAAGGGAGGCACCCTTTCATCATGTCCAGACAGCTGATGTATGACAGCTCGCCTCTCACATGGTCTTCCTGCTCCAAAGATTACATCACACGCTTCCTTGA TCGTGGTTGGGGTTTCTGTCTAGATGATCGACCCTCTAAGAGAGACCTAACCACCCCACTGGCTCGTCTTGGCATCCGCTATACCACACACCACCAGTGCCAACTCCAGTATGGTCCAAATGCTACATTCTGCCCTGAGGTTGAT AACGTTTGCCAGATTCTTTGGTGTTCGGTGAACAACTCCTGTCGCTCCAAACTTGACTCACCTATCGATGGTACTCGCTGTGGACCGGAGAAG TGGTGTATCTCTGGAGAATGTGTAATTGTGGGTAAACTCCCTGAGACGGTGAATGGAGGCTGGGGACCGTGGAGCACATGGTCTTACTGCTCCAGAACCTGTGGGACTGGAGTTCAGACGGCGGAAAGAGAATGCAATAACCCTAA ACCAGAGTTTGGGGGCAAATACTGCACTGGGGAAAGGAAGCGGTATCGGACCTGTAACACAAAAACTTGCCAGAATGATAACCCAACCTTTAGAGAGATGCTATGCAGTGAGTTTGACACAGTGCCTTACCACAACGAGCTCTACCAGTGGATTCCTGTTGCTAATCCAA TGAGTCCCTGTGAACTGCACTGTCGACCAGTTGGTGAGTATTTTTCTGAGAAGATGTTTGACACTGTGACCGATGGGACACCTTGCTTCATGAACAACATGTCCAGAAACATCTGTGTTAACGGAGTGTGCAAG GAGGTAGGTTGTGACTATGGCATTGACTCAAATGCAGTGGAGGACCGTTGTGGAGTCTGCTTGGGTGACGGCACAAGCTGTGAGACAGTTTATAAGTTGTTTGATGAAGAAGAGGGCTTTG GATACGTGGATGTGGGTGTGATACCCGAGGGGGTGCGAGATATTGTGGTAAACGAAGTGGAAGAGGCAGGTAACTTCCTGGCCTTGAGGAGTGTGGGGTCAGACGAGTACTTCCTCAACGGCAACTTTATCATCCAGTGGAACGGAGAGTATGAGGCTGGTGGGACGACATTCTACTATGAGCGTAGTGGGAACATGGAGAACCTCACTGCTCCTGGACCCACCAAACAGCCTGTCATGCTCCAG CTGCTGTTTCAGGAGAAGAATCCAGGTATAAAGTACAAGTACACTGTCAAGAAGACCAGAGAGTCAGAAAATGAGATCACTGAACCGATTTACACCTGGAGACATGGAGCCTGGACACACTGCAGCACCACTTGTGGCCTAG GTGAGCAGCACCAGCCTGTGCGTTGCTTTGAGGTTGACATGGGCGTAGTGGATGAGTCTATGTGTAACCCAGACAACCGTCCAGAGGAGATACACCGCAAATGCAAAAATATGGAATGCCCTGCTAG GTGGTGGGTTGGTGGTTGGCAGCAGTGTACAGCCACCTGTGGAACAGACGGTTTGAGGAAGCGAACGGTTCTCTGTGTCCGCACAGTTTCAGGAGAAGAAAGAGTGCTCCACCCTGTGGAATGCAAGCATCTCCTTAAACCAAAACCTGTGGTGCCATGCAACAGAGATGTACCATGCGGACAGGAGTGGGCTGTTGGCGACTGGGGAGAG tGCCCTGTAACATGTGGAGGAGGTGTTCGCTCGCGCAGTGTAACATGTGCACTGGTGCCTCAAAAGATCTGTGACCCCTCAACTAAACCCAGGTCCAGATCGCTGTGCGCCTTGCAGAACTGCCCCAACTCAAGTCTTTATAGACGTCCTGGGGTAACGCCTGCAAACCGTCGTATATATCCACCCAAGACCCATCCTACTAAGCACGCTGGCTCACCCACATGGGCTCCCATGAGCACCACAGCCACACCGACATCAGCCACCAAGGAAACTACAACAACTTTTATCCCTACTACCCCAGAAACCATAGTCCCTGAAATTATAGATGCAGATGATAATGAATTCAGTGTTGTggtaaagaaaaatgaagatggaAGGAAAGTGTCTactaaaaaagacaagaaaataattCTAGAGAAGGAAAATGTAGATGaaaaggaggatgaagagggaaGTACTTCAAATAAAGTGATGTACACTCCAGGATATGATTATGTTGTTGAGGACAGGACAAAAGATGAGGAGAGTATCATTGACCTGGATGTTTTTACTCCAGAAACATTACATGAAAGtattcttttaacaaccacaccAACACAACAAACGAAGCTACCTACTATGCTTATAACAAGAGTTTCTACCACAACAAGCTATCCCACCCCTCTAACCAGTACTGAGACATGGGCAAAAACAACTCGCCACTTAACCAACCCTCACACCACTCTACATGTCAACCCATTTAACCACTGGACACACCGGGTTCCTGTGACCACTCCCAGGTATAGAGAGCGACCAGTCTTCCACAATAAACAAGCTCCTTCTGCCTCTGCTGGAAAACTATTAACCACAGCAGCCTCACCTCAACACATAGTTACAGTTatcacaacaaaaaaatctgctgtGACACCCAGGACAAACAGCTCCACTTCTCGTGCTAAAAAACCCTCTTCCAAGTCCAAAGGCAGTCACCCCAAAAGCCAAAATCAGCAATCAAGAAGTCCTAAAAACGACTCCACCACTGACCAAAGCAACCTGATGGCCAGAGAGATGCTCAGCAGGGATATATTCTGGGTTGTAGGAAACTGGAGTGAG TGTTCAACAACATGTGGGATTGGAGCTGTATGGAGAAAAGTCATGTGCAGTTCGCAGAATGACGAGGACTGTGCCAACTTGAAGAGACCTGAGCCTGCACGAACATGTCTCCTTCAGCCATGTGCCTCCTGGCAAACTGGCATCTGGAGCAAG TGTCCAGATAATTGTGCATCAGCAAGAAGGAGGCACCGTGATGTCCAGTGTGTTGATTCTCAGAGTAAACGTCCCCTCAGACCTTTCCACTGTCAAGCTGTTTCTAGCAGACCTCTCAGTACCTTGGTTTGTCCCCACAAGCCCTGTGTGAGCTGGAGCGTATCACCCTGGGGACTG tgctCTGGTGGCTGTGGTGAAGGCATCAGGGAGCGGCTGGTGTACTGCCCTGAGCCTAATCGCTGCAGCACCACTTTAAGGCCGAACAGCACGGAGTTGTGCAGTTTACCTCCGTGTACTAACTGGAAGACTGATGGCTGGAAGGAG TGCTCTGCGAGCTGTGGTGGGGGTCTGCAACAACGTGCAGTCACCTGTGTGAGTGAGCAGGATTCGGCTGTAATGCCAGCCAGCCTCTGTGAGACCATTTCCAAACCAGAAACACTCAGGAAGTGCAATATGCAGGAATGCAAGTCAAACCCAG TTTGCAGGAAAAACACCATGTCGTCTCGCTTCTGTGACAAGCTAAAGCTGCTGGGTCGCTGCTCTTTCAG TTCCTCGCATCATGGTCATAAGTAA